The Ruficoccus amylovorans genomic sequence TATACCCCTGGACCTATCTCGGGCGCTGGCATCCATTCCAGATCGACAGGCTCGCTTCCGTCGATGATAACCCCCGGTCCTTCTCCCTGAAGCACGATTGGCCGTTCTGCCGTGCCGCTTTGGGTAAAGCGCACCCGTTCCCTGTAGATTCCGGGAGCAATGCGTATTACATCGCCGGGAGCGGCAGCGTCCAAAGCGGCCTGAATTGTCGAGAAAGAATCCTTATCGGAGGCAGGGCTCACCCAAATGTCAGCGGCCATGAGGTTTATTAGCGTTATAAAATAGGCGATTGATGCCAAGGTTGACGTTTTTATTGTTTTTCTTATCATGCTGATAATAATCTTGTTGTGCATCATGAAGTGGGAAGGTAAAAGTAGGTGGAATTGCGTTTATATGTTAAAAACAAAACACTGCCTCAAGAACGGAAGAGGTTATATATGTTAATAGTGTTATTTTTGATTAACAACGGCGCGATTCTTGTTCAATCAAAAAAAGCTGCTTGCCGATAATTGGGCACTTTTCATTGGCCCATAGAGGGCACAGCTATATGAGCCCTGGCTATGGCTTGCCCGAGTCGGTTTGCCTTTGGTAGGCGAGGCGGGTGCGCTCCGCTTCTCTTTTCGGACTTCCCGGAACCCAAGAGGGCTTAAGGCTCAGATGGCTTTCGCCTGCGAGTGTCTTTGGGGCCGAAGTTCCGTTTCTTCACGTCGGCGAAGCTCGTTTCGCCTCAATTCAGAAGCCGAAATTTCATCTCCTGAATCCATTTTGCCTGTTCGGTCAGGCTTTTTGGGGGCGCCCCCTTAGGACTTTTGAGCGGACGCCGGCGGACGCGCGGAATCGCGAAGGATAAGTTTCCCTGGGATGGTCACTGCGATATCGTTATTCAGAAAGTTCGGGGGCGGTGACGTAAGCAAGTTGACTGCGGTGCTGCCCAGCAATTCCCAGTCGGGCTCATATGAGGTTATTGGCATGGCGTGCTCATCGACATGGATGTTGTCAAATGATGCCATGCTGCAGTCTTCGGGAAGCTTGAGTCCGGCGTCCATGAGTCCGGCTTGCACTTGGTAGGCGAGGTTGTCGTTGCTGCAAGCGATGGCGGTATACCGTGATATCTCTTGGAGGGGAAGGTTGTTGCGGCAACTGTTCAGGAAGATGATATTTGGCTTCAGATCATGCGCTTGCATTGCTGCCTGATAGCCGTAGGCGCGCTCTTGGAATAATTGTGTGTTGGGTTGGTCGCTACCGATGAACAGTATCTTGCGATGGCCGAGCGAGATCAGGTGCTCGGTGGTTTTGCGCATCCCGTGGAAGTTGTCTGCGACAACATGGGGAATTCCAACGCATTCAATAAAATTGCTGACTGCTAACGCAGGTATTCCTCCTAGCGCATCTGTGATGCCGCTGGGGTACCGTCCCATCAGAAGGAGTCCTTCTATGGAGCGGTTCTTGATCAAGGTGGACCGCTTGGGGCTATCTTGAGGCAGGGTTTCCACTGGAGTTTCTATGCCAAGGCTTTGGCATTCTTCCTGGATTGATGCGAATATCTTTCGGGTGGTTTCGAAGTTGAGCGGGTCCTCGTTGTTGTTGTCTTGTTTAAACAGAAGTATGCCGATTCGCTGTATAGTGGCGCGTTGCGCTTGCTTGCCTTGTGCCAATGAGGCCTTCTCAAGATGCTTTCGGTATCCAAGCTCTTCGGCCTTCTGTCTTACCCGCTGTTTGGTGGCTTCTGTTAGGTCGGGATGGTTGCGCAGGGCGCGGGATACCGTCATGACCGACAGGTTAAGGGCTTCGGCGATAAGTTTCTGATTTGCCATGATGAGTTGATTATTCATATAACGTTAATTTTTTCAACCATATTCTGGGCCGTAAGCAGAGTGTTAATCTTTCTACCAATCAATGCCTTAGAAGTTTGCAAGCTGCCGGTCTGCGGACTTGGGAAGGGAGGTGTTGGAGGTTGGCTAGACCAAACGGCCTGCTGTAGCTCGAATAATAGTGTTAAAAATGATGATTTAATTGTGTTATTTTTGTTGACGAAAACGTCAAAAGGGTGCTTGCTGGAGCTATCATGAAAAACTCATTCCTGTTCCCCATTCACCCCAAGACACTCTTCAACCTTGGTCAATTCCTTGCTGCCGGTGCCTTTTGCATGGCTGCTGGCCAGCTTCAGGCTGCTCCCACAACCATCTACAGCGACGATTTCTCCGATGGCAATCGCGACGGCTGGTACAATTCTTCTGCCAGCGCTGGCTTGATGGTTTCCGGCGGCCAGATGGTCTGCACCGACCCCCAAGCGCAGTTCCTGCTTTATTTTCCAGACACCACGTTGGCTGTCGGTGAATCTTTGACCATCAGTTTTGACATGAGCCTCGCCTCCGTCGGGGACAAAAGCCTCGGTCTCCGCTTGGGCGTGCTGGACTCCAATGGAGGGGGTAAAGTCAGTGCCGACGGTTTCGGGATTACGAACGCGATATTTGAGGACTATCTGGGAGATCGTGTGGTCACCAATGCCGGTTCGAGTGATAGCTCGGGGACTCGCATCAGCCAGCGTAACACGGGGACAAGTAACACCAGCCCCCTGGGTGGCGATTGGACTGAATTCGGGTCGAGGGGGGCCGGGATCGGTTTGACGGCCAATGTGTCTTACCCGGTCACGATCAGCCTGTCCCGGATGGAATCTTCGATTTTGGAAGTCAGTTTCTCCATGAACGGTGTTTTGCTCTCCAATGAAAACACCTCTCCGACGAATTTCGACTTTGACACGTTTGTGCTATATAAAGACGCGCTAAACGGGGATGTTGCCTTGGACAACTTTACCGTGGTCTATAATAGTATTCCTGAGGCCGGTGATGCCGGGCTGCTGATGGGAGTCATTGCTTTGAGTATCTTGTTTGTGCGTCGGCGGTATTTGAAGGGATCTGCGCTGCCTGTGCTCTGACCCCTGTATCCCCACGACTTAACACATTACCCTCTCTTTTCAATGGCGCGTGGGCGGCTCCTGCGCTTACCGCCCCTGAATTCGATTTTGAACGGTGGATTTTTGATCGACCGTTGAGAAGTCCGCCTTCTCAACAGTTGGCTGGCTTTCCTCTTGATCGTGGGTTAAGCTTACCTTGTTGGTATGCCTCTCCCTGTTATTTCAGTTCTCCTCTATGAGCACTGCCCGAACTCCAACTGCATCAGCCCGTCTGTCGGAAGTCACGCTAAGGCCTGCACTATCGCGGGGGTTTGCACTGGTCCTTTCGCTCTTGCTGATGGGCTTTATCCTGATGCTGATCCTGAGCTTGTCTTACTTGGTCCAGATTGAAACCCATAATGTGTCGATTGAGCAACATAGGCATCAGGCCCATCAGAACGCATTGTTTGCAGCTTTGATGGCTTTGGGGGAGCTTCAAAACAGTGCCGGTCCAGACCAGCGCGTGACCGCACGGGCCGAAATACTGGATGATTCGCCCGACGCTGTGGCAATCACAGGCGTGACTGAACCGTTTTGGACGGGGGTATGGACGACGGATTCGGCCTCAACAGGCGGCGACGCGCACAGCAACCCTGCTCCCATCAAAACAGGTATCTCTGACAATCCAGGAGGGGCAATGGCATGGCTGGTCAGCACGCCAGAGGCTGACCCGACAGGAAATGCCCGTAACCCGACGGATGTGCCATTGCTGCTCGTTGATGCCGATAACACTGCGGACCCCCGAAATATCTATCTACCGTCACAGCCTGTCGTCGTGGACAGCACGACTACTGGCAGGTATGCTTGGTGGGTCGCTGACGAAGGAGTCAAGGCCAGCATTGCCATGGATAATCCATGGGTTCGGAGTTCTCTGGCCAGGGATGAGGATATTGCCAGGCTGGTGGCCACGCGCATGGCTCCAGAGTTGATTGTGGAGCCGAACCCCCGTTATGACCTTTCCTTGTTGTCCGGCCTCGGTGATATCCAGTCGGATGATGCGTATACGAAGGTGCTGGGAAGAGTTGGAAGTCTGGAGCAACTGGAATTGATTTTTAACATGGCGGGTTCGGACGGAGCTCAATCTGAAGATTTGCTGAAGAACCATTCCCACGACCTTACGGCCCTCTCCCTGGGAGTGCTGGCTGACGTGCGTGATGGCGGGCTTAAGCGCAATCTCAGTGCCGCTTTCAGCAACGATACTGACTTCTCAACGTTGAAGAGTGAACACGGTGACTTGATTTTCGGCCATCGAGATCAGGCTGCGCATTTTGATCCACAGGATGCCGATGTGACACGTGCTGCCGGTAACAGCTTAAGCGAACGGCGCGATCCGGGAGGGCCGCCTTGGGAACAACTGCGTAGTTTTTATCGGATGCGTTCTTCCAGCATTACCGTCCAGCCGCAAACCAACACTCAGATGGGAGTGGGGCCGGTCATCAGTATGGTTCAGATGCATATGCATGTGATGTTATTGGAAGCTCCGGGGTCAACGGCCACCGCGCCCCAATACATCGTTCGCTACATGGTTTTTCCTGCCGTGATGCTATGGAATCCATATAATGTCACGTTGCCTCTGACCGATTACAGCCTTTTTGTGACCACCAACAGTAACCTGCTTAAATACAACTGGACTCCGGAAATCACGTGGACAGACACCAATGGCGACTCGCATACCTGGGCTCCGGGAACCGTCTTTGAAGGAGCCAATCAGGCGGATAATGACAACGGCGCGTTCCGTTTTAATATCACCGCGGCTTTGCCTCCCGGCGAGGCGAGGCTCTTCGTGCCGGCTGACGTCGAGCAACAAAACTGGGCCAGCGGCACCGGTAATGCGCTCGTCGATGCAACAGGCGCTGGCTTTGTCTCGGGAGGCTACTTCTATTCGGATTTGCCCCAACACTTTACGCCCAATGCAGCGGGCTTGGTTCTGGATACCGCACAGGATGTTGAAATGCGTCTCGCTCGCCAACTTGCCGGTGGGACGAGCACGTGGCTGGTTGGTATTATGAACGTCGAGCTTGGGCTAGGTGTCGGAAGTGGGGGCCTGAGCGATCTAGTCCGAGACGGACCCCTGCAGAGTATGAGCGGTTTTAGCCACAGCCTCCTTACAAATCCAGGTGTTTCCCCATCCACCTTCCCTGCCTTGAAGGTCTGGCCAGGCGCTATTCCCGCTTATGCTGATGCCGCAGAGACCCCTTGGGATCAATTGGCACTCTCCGCTCTGGGAGGGGATAGCTATTTTCCCATCATCGGCTTTACGCAGCATTTCAGGTGGATTGAAAACCTCCATGCGGTGACCTATTCTGGAAACGGCCAGCCTGTCGTATCTACTCTGGCATCCTATAACCCACGTGCCGTGCGCAACGGACGTACCCCCATCGAGAATCGCCAAGTCAATGATACGGTGTACAATAGCCTGTATTTGAATTGGTCCGGCAACCGTTCGGACAACATGGCTTCCTGGCAATACACAGAGCCCGGCTCTTCGGGCTACGATTGGGGGGCGTTTTATACTTCGCTGATGCATATCCGGCCCGTCGTCGGATTTTCCGACGATACGAATCAGTCACTCATCAGTCAAAACACGCTCTTTGAACTACCCAGCGGCCCCGAATACTTTCAATCGATCGGCTCACTCATGCATGCCTCTCTTTCCCCGCCGATGCCCAGAACCGACAGTGTCGGCCATTATTTCGACGCTGCGGCGGCGGATAATTCGGATTGGAATGTCAACAGCAGTTATCCGGCCTTCGCCATCGGAAATTCCTTGGCTCCCTTGGGTGTTCCTTTGGAGGAACGGAGTCGGAATACGTATCTGACCTCATCCAATCAATCTGTAGACCCTGAATCCGTACTCTATGACTGGTCCTACCTGCTCAACGATTACCTGTGGGACCACTATTTTTTTGCGGAATATGACAGTGCCAGCGGAACCATGCTCAACCCGCGTTTGATCCCGATGCGGGGAGCCAGTGAAAGCGACATTACATCTTACGACAAAGCCTCGGAAGTGCTCATGGTCACCGGTGCCTTTAACGTGAACTCGACCTCAGTCGATGCCTGGCGTGCTCTTCTTGGCGGAACGGTTGGTGCTTCGGTGAATGGGACGGCTTATGGAGACAGGGCTCCTTATCCCAGTCTGCTTTCGCCTTTGGAATCGAATGCGGATAGCGCAGACCGGGAATCTGCCCAGACCTACGCGGGATATCGCACCCTGAGCAATGCTGAGATTGACAATTTGGCTGAGGCAATCGTCAGGCAGGTCAAGAAGCGTGGCCCCTTTATCTCTATGGCCCATTTTGTAAACCGTGTCATTGACGATCCGGATTTTCTCTCCAGTCGCGAGAATGCCAATCTCATGCTCGCCGGTGACAATCGTGAGCGGGCCGTTGGTGCACTGCAGGCTGCATTGGAAGACTCTATCGTCAATGATAGCTACGAAAGCGTTAACAATGTCATTGATTACAATGACCTCGATAACTTTGAGCAGTTCAACCGCTACACCGGCATGGGATCGCTCTCCTACGGTCAGCCCGGCTATGTTACTGCGGCGGGCTTGCTTTCGCGCCTTGGGGGTGCCTTGTCCGTGCGCTCAGATACCTTCAAAATACGTGCCTATGGCGAATCTGTTGATCCGCTGACAAGCGAAACGATAGCGAAGGCCTGGTGTGAATTGGTGGTTCAACGTTTGCCGGAGGAACATTCTCCAAACTCCAATGACCGCCGGTTTGAGATCGTTGCCTTTCGATGGCTCAACGAAAATGAGATATAATCAGTATGTTTAAACCCCGTGCCTACTATGAGGGTTGGACGATAGTTTCCTTCCGATGCTGGATACTTCTGACGTTTGTGGGGGTATTGTTTCCAACAAGTCTACATGCGCAATTACCCGATGAAGTCAGAGTGACTCTGCGTATCCTGCTGCACTTCGACATCCCATCTGTCATGCTTCAAAATGGAGACGAGATGCCTCCAGAATACCGAAAGCGTTCAACCGAATATTATTACTTCAGTTCGGGACGCTATGAGCCTGTACAAATCAACGCGAATGAACTGAGTGCTCCTATACGTTACCAGGGAAACTCTGAATTTGTCTTATACATCCGGCAACCTGCGAAAGATCCGCAACTGGCCGATACTTACCTGCCATCCCTGCGCTGTCGTTTGCCCGAGGGAGGAAGCGGTAGCTACATCCTTGTCGGACTGGAAAAAATTCGTGGCCCGAAGTCCATGCTCAAGGCTTTGCCAATCGGTTCGGGCAATTTCCCTGAGGGAAGTGTCCTTGCCTACAATCTAGGCGGACGCACGTTGCAAGTCGCTTTCGGCAGCAAGAGGCTGACCACGATTGAGCCCGACCACTTTGCCCTGCTTCAGGCTCCCAATGGACAATCCCTGCGGTTTCAGGTCATGGCTGCGATCGGTGAAAATAACAATTACAAGCTGGTCTACCGACGCACATGGCCGATTCGCAAAAAGGGTAATCTCCTGTGCCTCTTTTTCCCAACCAATGCCGAGATGACGCGCTGGAACAGTCAACTGGTTGATGTCGATTAACAAATTATATCTGAAGTTTATATGTTTATGATCAAAACAATCGTGGCCCTTTCGGCATTTATTCTCGCAGCACCCTGGGGATGCCTAACCGCTCAAGCCAAAGCCATCTATGTGCTTCCTGAAGGTGAGGGGGCTCGGGATGGCACAAATTGGCAGAATGCCCTTCCCGGAAAAGGAACCGCCTTGCAGGAGGCTTGGGACACGGTTTCTGGCGGTGACAGTCTGATGGTCGGCAGTGGCGACTACGGGCGAGTGGAATTGCATATCCAAGCCATCAATGGAGCGGAGGTAAGGACACTTCAGGGCGTTGATACCGGAAACGGCCTGCCACGGTTCTCAGGAGACTTCGATAAAGACAAGCCTGGCGATGGAGGTGGAAACTTCTTAATCATTGAAGAGAGGGCCTCGAACCTTGCCATCGCAGATTTATGGGTAGGGAAATACCAGAACGGTGTCTTGCTCAGGGGGCGTAGTAACCATCTTCGTTTTACGGGTCTGGAATTTCATGATATGCGAGAAGGCATACGTAGTGATGCGGGGGGTACCCCCGAAGACCCTTTGGGTGCCACGCATGATGTGTGGGTGGTTGACTGTCGTTTCGTATATTTTACCAAGCGGGCTATTCGTCTGGAAGAAGGCAATTACGCCTGGAAAATTCAAGGGTGCTACGCTGATGCGGGCGGGAAAGTGTGGGCGACGGAACCCTTCCAGATTTGCTTTCAGATTGGAAATAAGAGCGAGATCGAAGGACAGCCGCAGGAGCGGGGCATCACTTTTATCGACTGTGTCGCCCTCAATTGCTACAATGAAGGTGCTTCACACACCTGGTCACAACCCATCCAGGAACGCTATTGGAATGGCGATGGTTTCAGCGTGGAGGCCAAGGTCGCCGGGATGCGTTACATTCGCTGTATCTCAATGCACCATACGGATGGAGGTTGGGACGATAAATCAGATGGCCCAGTATTCATTGACTGTGTGGCCATCGACAACAAACGTAATATTCGCCTGTGGGGTCAACATCAGCTCGCTGTATTCCAAAATGTGCTCTCTGCTTACCCCCGCCTGAGGGGGGGGAACTCTGTCGCCAGTGTGCTGTGGACGCGCAGTAACATCGAGGCCGAGAATTGCAAGTTCGTTGATAGTGGCCCTGTATTCATTGATTTGGACCGGGAAACTTCACCGGATGCCAAGCTCGTTTTTAGCAAAAGCCTTCTCATCTGCTCTCGCGCAGTATTATCTAGTTTGGTCGAAGATGGAAACCTAGTGTTGGAAAATTCGATGGTCGTAGAGAATCGTGTCCCAGAATACACCCCTAAAGATCATGATGATTGATACCGTGCCCTTGCCTCCTGTGCTAGCCGATGAAAGTTCCTATGTCATCGCTGTGTCAAAGTCGTTTCACGCGCCCAGAGGTCTTGGCGTCGATTCGGCCCGAGTTGTTGCGTCGTTTTCTGACGCCATATCAATCTTACTTTCATGGTGGAGGATTTGATGTTGGGTGTTTGGACAATCGGGCCGGGCCGGTTGAACTGACCCGTCTTTCCGACATGCTGTTGACGCCCGAGTCGGATATTCCGCCTGAGGTCGCGAATGCGCTCTATGCTGTTCACGAGGTAGCGGTGGAGGAGAATACCGAACTGCTGGAAATGCTCGCTTCCTCGGAGCAAGTGCCGCTTGAACCGAACTCGACATTGCTGGAACTTGCGCTCAGTCTGTGGATGACTGCCCCGAAGGCGCTCAAGTGGATTCACCTGCACCAGTCTTGTGAACGTAAGCGTGCATTCGAGTATTTCAGCGCTGAGGGCGATGCTTCATCGGATTTCGCCCTGAGCGCGGAGGGCATCCGTCAGTTGGAACAGAGCTTGGCCTATTACTTCAAAAAGAGGGATTGGGGCTACGGTTGCCGCATCCATCATCGCCTGCAGCAGGACGAGCACTGGTTTCTCGTCAGCCATGGCGAGCGCTATAAGCGACAGGCGACGTGGGAAGAGGGGCGGATGGGAACAATCGGCTTTCGGCCCGAGCGCTACGACCTGATCATCTACGATACGTTGACGGATGAGTTGTGCGTCAATGCCCAGACGCCCACGCAGCGCGAACACTACCGCAAACTGTTCGGTTTTTATCTGTTTGGGCGAGAGAACTATTTTCCGGGCCGCAGCAAGTACACGCTTGAGCCTCTGCTGAGGGATGGCGCGGCGGCTTTGTTCTCGGGCGACATCCCCGAGATTGAATCTGTACGTCTGACGGAGCTTTGGTACGTTATCGAGGACAACGTGGAGGAGGTTCGTGTCCACAAAGCCTACGATGTTTTTGTCGCGATGAAGCAGCACCGGGAGGGCATTCCGGATGGTGCTCGCTTGTTGAAAGCCACCTTCAAGCTGCGCTACGCGGGACAGTCAAAAGAGCGCACGCTGACGCTAAAGCCATCTAACGTGGCACTCTACACCCGAGACGGTGATGGGCCCGTTCTCGAGAAATGGCTGCACCGCCGGGAGTTTATCGTGCGGGACCGGGTGAAGGGCCATGAGCAGTGCGAACATGTTCTGGCGGTCGGTTGAGGCCATCGGTTCCGGGGCGCGGGACGTCGCGCTACGACGCTATCTGAGCGAGAGCTACGAGAAGGTCCGCCCGTATCTGATGCCATGTGCGGATCTGACGCAGTCCATCGCCTGTGAGCGGACGCTGGAGGGGCATTACTGCATGTACCGGATTGCGGATGTGCCGGAAGAGGACGGGACTTACGCCGCGATGTGCGACGAACACTTTTGCCCAACGAAGTTCTATACGCGAGAGGAACTGGTCCGTTACACGATCAATCCGCAGATACTGGTTCCGGCCATCGCAAAGTGCCTGGGTCTGCATCCGCAGGTCAGCGCAGTTGCGGACGATGTCTGGCAGGTCGGGACGCTCCCGGCGGCAACGGAGCGTACACCCGTGCTCTTCACGCGGGTCAAGTTCGAGGACGCGATGCAGCGAGTGCTGGAAGCACTCATCATTAAAGGGAGTCGCCGTTTCATTCTGGTGACGCCCACCGCCCGTTATTTGAACGAGACGTGTCGGGGTTTGCTGACGCGAGCTGAGAGTCTCTCATTCCCGCTGGATGAGGTCACCGCAATAAACGGCCACGAACCGGTTCTGACCGAAGCCGGGCGTGTGCGTTGGCAGAAGACGAAAGAATCCATTGGAGGCGTAGGAGCGTTGGAAGCGGTCTTCCCGACGCCACAGGGTACAGCTTGGCACGATCTTACGCTTGTGTTCCGTGACGGACACACGCTGACGGCTAAGGTTGGGAATACAGCAATGAAACTGAGCTTTCTGGAGATGGGTATGGAGGATGGGCGTTCGAAGGAACCGAACCGGCAGTGGCGTCTGTTGCGGGCCTTTGCCGAGGAACGCGGAATCATGGATTGGTCCAGTCGTCATGCCCATCCGCGTAATCAAAAACAGAAGGAATTGCTGGCCTCCCGGTTGTCGGCGTTTTTCGGGATCGAGGGAGAGCCCATTTTGACCATGGACCGGGGCAAACGGTGGGAGACGGTTTTCATGATACGAGAATCTTGAGCGCCACTTTTTCAGCACGCGTATCGGGCCTCCATCGAATTTTCGGTGGGGGCCTTTTCTTTTTTTGAAAAAAGTTAAGCCTCTTGGATCCTTATCTTTACATGGAGCCAAAGCTCTTTCGATTTTTTACAAAGTCGAAAAATCGAAAATTCGCCAACAGGGGCGTGAATCAAACAACACGAACCCAACGCATGGCGAAAATCGTTTCGACGAATCGCCACAACCATGAGTGCCGCTTTGAAGAGGCACTCATCAACGCCAGCACCTGCCTTTCATATGCAGGGATTGTTAGCACCTCTCAGGTCGGCCAGGAGGTGCAGCCATGAAGTGGCGATTGGATACTACCGCGCAGCCCGAAGGATTCGGCTACGAGGCAGACGGTGAGAAGGGGAGTCATCCGGTGGCGGTGGACTTCCGCACCCCGGCCACGGAACTGGAGTTGTCGGAAGAATTATCGCCGGAGGATCGGTTGCACGAGCAGGTCCGCATGTTTCGCTGGCTGTTTGAGCAGTGTGTCCTGCGGATGGATGGCGAGTTGCATACCCCCGCTGGAATTGCGATTCGGATGTGCTGCCTGGCATCGCTCCTGCAACTGCATCCGCTGGACGGAGTGCCCTTTAATCAGATTGCTCGACACTGTGGCGTGACCCGGGCGGTGGTTTCGAAGACGATGCTGGACTTGAGTGTAATTACCGGCATCCGTTCGCGTCAGCAACGCTCCGAGGATGCTCGCCGTGCATACCGTAAACGAGCGGTTTCGGTTCATGCCCGGGATAAGGGCTGTGTTGACAGCAGTCCTACGGGCAATTCCCGATGAAATACCTTTCGACCGGCATCCGCCGCTGCCCCGAGCAGGGCAGCGGCGCTCTCGACACATCTGCTCTCGCGGCAAAAGCACCTCCCGTTGAACCCACGTCCCCACCGGCCAGCACGGCGCGTCCGGTGGGGGCCTTCGAATGTCCGGGCGACGACGATCCGTCGGAGTTGATCCGCAGGCGTTGGCTATGCCGGGGCGGCATTGCGTTGTTGGCCGGGCCGACGGGCATCGGCAAGTCCAGCCTGACGATGCAACTGGCTGTCAGTTGGACACTGGGTCGGAGTTGCTTCGGCCTAAAACCGCGTGGACCGCTACGTGTCATGATCATCCAGGGAGAAAATGACGACGGTGATGTGGCGGAGATGCGCGACGG encodes the following:
- a CDS encoding LacI family DNA-binding transcriptional regulator, translated to MNNQLIMANQKLIAEALNLSVMTVSRALRNHPDLTEATKQRVRQKAEELGYRKHLEKASLAQGKQAQRATIQRIGILLFKQDNNNEDPLNFETTRKIFASIQEECQSLGIETPVETLPQDSPKRSTLIKNRSIEGLLLMGRYPSGITDALGGIPALAVSNFIECVGIPHVVADNFHGMRKTTEHLISLGHRKILFIGSDQPNTQLFQERAYGYQAAMQAHDLKPNIIFLNSCRNNLPLQEISRYTAIACSNDNLAYQVQAGLMDAGLKLPEDCSMASFDNIHVDEHAMPITSYEPDWELLGSTAVNLLTSPPPNFLNNDIAVTIPGKLILRDSARPPASAQKS